The following is a genomic window from Nguyenibacter vanlangensis.
GCAACGGTCTGGCCGCCCTGCTTCTGCTCCTGTCGCTCGCGATTCATCCATTGATGACATCTGGGGCGATTGCTGCGTTTTTCCTCTATCACGCCATGCGCCGTCCGGTTCTCTGGCTGGCGGGGGCGGGCGCGGCTTCGATCGTTATCGCCCTGGCCTTTTCGGGTGTCGAGCCCTTCGTCCGGCTGACGGTCCGGATGGACGGGGCATGGCTGGCCTCGGCCGGCACCCTGGACCCCCAGTGCTTCATCGCGGAATGGGGGGCGACCTACTGGCTTCCGCTCGTCGGCAGCTTCGCGCTCCTGCTTGCCGCGATGCGCTATGCCCAGCGCCGGGAACGGCGTTTTCTGGCTGCGACCGCCATGGCCGCGCTGGGCGGGATCGCGCTGACAGCGTTGGGTGGGGACCTGCTGCATAATGTGCTGATCATCGATATCCAGGCATGGCGCGCCCTATGGCTGCTGAATCTTGTCGTCTATCTGCTCGGCGGCATGCTCTGGGCACGCGTGATCAGGGCGCGCTGGGCGAATCCGACCGGCGTTCCGGCGGTGCTGGGCTTCACATACGGGTTGCTGATCCTTGCGAGCTTCGCTCCGGCCGCCGGGTTTGCCGCGGCCCCCATGGCGATCCTCGCCTGCCTGTTATCGTTTTACGAGCATCGTTATTGCCGTCCGGTTTCCGGCCTTTGCCGCATATTGGCGCGGCTGGTCGTCGCCTGTTGTCTCGCCTTCGCGCTGCTTGGCCTCCATTATGTCGTTCGCACGCAGGACCCGTTCTGGCGTCCGTTGTACGGTATCGGACTGGCGACGCCGGCACTCTGGGGCCTGTGGCGACTGCGCGGGGAATCGGCGCCCCGCCGGAGCCGGATCGGCGTGACCGTGCTGGCAGGCATATTGGCGCCGCTGACCGTGACGAACTGGGATCAATCGACGCCCTGGCAGCACTTCATCGACAAGGGCCAGGCTCCTCCGGCACTGACGCGCCTCCTCCCGCCGGAGGGCCCGGTCTATTGGGATGGCGACGTCACCGTTCCCTGGCTGGTGTTGCGGCGCAGCAGCTATTTTTCATGCGAACAAGGGGCCGGAATTCTCTTTTCCCGCGCGACCGCCGCGGCGTTTCGGCAGCGTTTCGATACGCTCAGCCGCCTCCACACGCTGGATTTCGACCTGCCGCCCTATTGCACCCTCGGCAAGGACCAACGCGTCCTGCCGCTCCGCCGGGCCGACCTCGCGACGGTCTGCGCGGCGTCACCCGGCCTTTCGGCCCTGATCGTGACGCGCCAGGCGATCGACGATCCCGGCGCCGCATGGACGCCCCCCGTGCCGTTCCCATGGGCGAACGAGCAGGGGCGAAAAATCAGCGTCGCGCGGTTTTTCATCTATCGTTGCGACGCATTGCGATAATGGCGCGCTGATCACAACACCCTCCAGGGGGCCTTACCGGCGGGCGAGGGGGCCGAGCGAGGCCCGCACGCCGAATTCCCCAGGCAGCGCGCCATGAGGAAACAGGATATTGACGTGCCCCATCTTGCGGCCGGGCCGGGCCGCGTCCTTGCCGTAAAGATGCGGCAGCAGGCCCGGGGTCGCGACGATGTCGGGCCATAACGCCATGTCGTCCGGACCGACCAGGTTTTTCATCGCCGCGTCGGAATGGCGGATCGCGGGCGGCAAGGGCAGGCCGGTCACGGCACGGACATGCATCGCGAACTGGTCGACCGGACAGGCATCCATCGTCCAATGGCCGGAATTGTGCGGGCGCGGGGCGATCTCGTTCACCAGCACCGTGCCATCGCGGTCCACGAACATCTCGACCCCCAGCAGGCCCACCAGATCCAGCGCGGTGGCAACCTGGACCGCGATCGCGCGCGCCTGTGCCGCTACGGCTTCGGGCACGCGCGCGGGGGCCAGGCTGAGATCCAGGATTCCGTCGCGGTGGCGGTTTTCGGTCACGTCGAACGTCACGACGCCGCCATCCAGGCCCCGCGCGACCATCACGCTGATTTCGCAGGCGAAGTCGATCATCGCCTCGCCGACCAGCGGATGCGGGGCGAGTGCCGCGAAGGCAGGGTGTGCGTCGTCGGCAGCCTGCACCCGGCATTGCCCCTTGCCGTCATAACCCAGCCGGGTGGTCTTCAGGATGAAGGGCAGGCCCAGCACGCCGATGGCCGTATCCAGGTCGCCCGCGTCATGGATCTCCGCCCAGGGGGCCACGGGAATCCCCGCGTCCGTCAGGAAACGCTTTTCGGCGATCCGGTCCTGGCTGATGCGCAGAATATCGCCCGACGGACGCACCGGCCGCAGTTCCGCCAGCAATTCCAGCCCGTCGGCGCTGACATTCTCGAACTCGAACGTCACCACGTCCACCGCCGCGGCGAAGCGGCGCAACGTATCGGCATCGTCATAGGCGCCGACC
Proteins encoded in this region:
- a CDS encoding 5-(carboxyamino)imidazole ribonucleotide synthase, whose product is MTLPAGALPPNSVLGIVGGGQLGRMSAIAAARLGFRAHILTDEPRGPAAQVAHAVTVGAYDDADTLRRFAAAVDVVTFEFENVSADGLELLAELRPVRPSGDILRISQDRIAEKRFLTDAGIPVAPWAEIHDAGDLDTAIGVLGLPFILKTTRLGYDGKGQCRVQAADDAHPAFAALAPHPLVGEAMIDFACEISVMVARGLDGGVVTFDVTENRHRDGILDLSLAPARVPEAVAAQARAIAVQVATALDLVGLLGVEMFVDRDGTVLVNEIAPRPHNSGHWTMDACPVDQFAMHVRAVTGLPLPPAIRHSDAAMKNLVGPDDMALWPDIVATPGLLPHLYGKDAARPGRKMGHVNILFPHGALPGEFGVRASLGPLARR